The window CCAGAAAGGCGGCGCCCAGCACCCGGATGGTGCTTAGGCCGTACGCCTGGGTGTACAGCCCCCAGCGCTGCGCCGCGCTGGCCAGAATCACCAGCAGCGGCAGCAGCACGGCGGCGTTCAGGGCGCGCAGGGGCAGACTGCGCCGCGTCTCCGGGCGGCTCAGACCGTGGGCGCCCAGCAGCACGCTCAGGGTCAAAAAGGCCACGGTCATCAGCTCGCTAAAGCCCCGGCGAATGTGGCCCGCGTAGGTCTGACCGTCGGGCAGGCCGCCGCCCAGCAGCGCGGGCACCTGCAAGGCTGCAAAGGCAAGAAACAGCAGGGCCAGCGCGCCCAGCGGCAGCCCCACCTCCACCAGTCCCAGGCGCCCGGATGCGTCACGCGGCGCAAAGAAGGTGGGGCGCAGGGCCATCAGGGCGGGGTAGGTCAGGCCGCCCACGAACGCGCACCACAGCATCAGGCCCAGGCCAGATGACAGCAGGGTGTCCAGTTCCTGGGCAGGGCGCCACAGGCCACTCAGGGCCTGGGCGAAGCCTGCGTCGGCGCTGGCCAGCAGCGCCCCAAAGACCAGCAGCAGCGGCGCGGCCAGCGCCAGCCCCACGCCCACGCGTCCCAGCTGCCGTCCCCCATCGCCTTTAGGGCGCAGCCGCGCCCAGGGAAAGCGTTCCAGCAGCACCAGTGGGCCGTAGGCAAACCGGAGGCCGCCGGTCATCAGGGCGGCCAGCAGCAGGCCCGGCGTGGCCCGGCCCAGCCCCGGAAAGCGCAGAAAGGCCGCGCCCAGCGTCAGGCTGCCCAGCAGGGCCAGGGTGTTCAGCACCGCCAGTTCGGGGGGGGCGTCCCACAGGGTGAAACTCAGGCCGAACAGCGCAGCCACGCCCAGCAGGGCCACACCCGCGCGGCTGGGGGTCTGGCCGCGCCCCGCCAAGCCCCACACGCTGGCGCCCAGGAACAGCACCAGCCACAGCGCCAGATTCAGGCCGGCGGGCCCGGCGCGCCACGTCAGCACATGGGCGGCCAGCCCCAGGCCCAGGGCCAGCAGCAGGGGGCGCGCGGCCAGGGCGGGCCGGGGGTGCGCGGGCGCGGCGTCCCAGCCCGCCGGGGTCAGGGGGCCTGCCAGCGGCGGTGGGGTGGCGTCGTCCGCCGAACTCGTCTGGGCTGGGGTCATGGCTGCACCGTACCTTTGCCCACACGGCGCCGCGTCCGCCGGAAGGAGGAGCGTCCCCCGGGGTACGGTTGCCCCGGCCCCGGCCCCCTACACTCCAGGGCATGGCCTTTCCCGACCTTCAGAGCTTTATCCGCTTGCTCGAAGCGCGCGGCGAACTCGTGCGCGTCCGCACCCCGGTCAGCCGGGACCTGGAAATCACCGAGATTGCTGACCGACTGGTGAAAACTGGCGGGCCGGCCGTGCTGTTCGAACAGGTGATTGACAGCGACTTTCCGCTGGTGATCGGCCTGATGGGCACCCGCGAGCGCACCGCCCTGGCCCTGGGGGTCTCCGACCTGGACGATCTGGCCGCGCGCGTGCGCCACCTGATTGACTTGAAGGGCGCCAAGGGCCTGGGCGGCCTGCTGGGGCAACTCCCCAAACTGCGTGACGCCATGAACCTGCCCCCCCGCCGCGTCAAGACGGGCCCCGCCCAGGAGGTGGTCTGGCGCGGCGACGAGGTGGACCTCTCCAGGCTCCCCATCCTCAAGTGCTGGCCCCAGGACGGCGGGCCCTTCGTGACCCTGCCGC of the Deinococcus aquaedulcis genome contains:
- a CDS encoding DUF4153 domain-containing protein, with product MTPAQTSSADDATPPPLAGPLTPAGWDAAPAHPRPALAARPLLLALGLGLAAHVLTWRAGPAGLNLALWLVLFLGASVWGLAGRGQTPSRAGVALLGVAALFGLSFTLWDAPPELAVLNTLALLGSLTLGAAFLRFPGLGRATPGLLLAALMTGGLRFAYGPLVLLERFPWARLRPKGDGGRQLGRVGVGLALAAPLLLVFGALLASADAGFAQALSGLWRPAQELDTLLSSGLGLMLWCAFVGGLTYPALMALRPTFFAPRDASGRLGLVEVGLPLGALALLFLAFAALQVPALLGGGLPDGQTYAGHIRRGFSELMTVAFLTLSVLLGAHGLSRPETRRSLPLRALNAAVLLPLLVILASAAQRWGLYTQAYGLSTIRVLGAAFLVWVTLTLGWLALCLWRDRAGRFAFPALLLGLATLLGTTALNPGALIAAHNLHRQTAAVTNDLRRTPQQVGVWDLLNLGAGAVPAIVANLDVLAPPCGPAANCVTPQTIIDDLHDRYDTPRDPRAWNLAYARAHALVQGLPPRSPFTR